From Parasphaerochaeta coccoides DSM 17374, a single genomic window includes:
- the rnhA gene encoding ribonuclease HI: MNDLTIYTDGGCSGNPGPGGWAYLILKNGSLIAEGSGGEDLTTNNRMELNAVIESLRCAKTLSPSSITVRTDSQYVKNGITTWILAWKRNGWRTASRDPVKNKEYWLTLDELAAGLPLTWHWVKGHAGIEHNERCDAMVRTEMDKILSLKALS; encoded by the coding sequence ATGAATGATCTGACAATATATACTGATGGCGGCTGTTCGGGTAATCCCGGTCCGGGAGGCTGGGCATACCTGATTCTGAAGAACGGTTCCTTGATTGCCGAAGGCAGCGGAGGAGAAGACCTCACGACCAACAACAGGATGGAACTGAATGCTGTCATTGAGTCGTTACGCTGCGCTAAAACCCTTTCTCCATCTTCAATTACCGTCCGAACCGACAGCCAATATGTGAAAAACGGAATCACTACATGGATTCTCGCTTGGAAACGGAACGGGTGGCGCACAGCTTCCAGGGATCCCGTAAAGAACAAGGAATACTGGCTTACTCTGGATGAGCTTGCGGCAGGGCTTCCCTTGACGTGGCACTGGGTGAAGGGGCATGCGGGAATCGAGCATAATGAAAGATGTGACGCCATGGTGCGCACTGAAATGGACAAGATCCTTTCCCTGAAGGCACTTTCCTAG
- a CDS encoding peptidylprolyl isomerase, whose amino-acid sequence MEWKASHILVKEKALADRLYAQIKGGADFSSLARTHSTCPSKSKGGDLGWFGPGKMVGEFERAVQKLSHGAVSAPIRTQFGYHIIKKTGLRD is encoded by the coding sequence ATGGAATGGAAAGCAAGTCATATTCTGGTGAAAGAAAAAGCTCTGGCCGACAGGCTTTACGCGCAGATTAAAGGAGGCGCTGATTTCAGCTCTCTTGCCCGGACACATTCAACCTGCCCCAGCAAGAGCAAAGGGGGCGACCTCGGCTGGTTCGGTCCTGGAAAGATGGTGGGGGAATTTGAGCGTGCGGTACAGAAATTATCCCACGGAGCAGTCAGCGCGCCAATCCGCACTCAGTTCGGTTACCATATCATCAAGAAGACCGGATTACGTGACTGA
- a CDS encoding CYTH domain-containing protein — protein sequence MSSEIELKARVTEPFVLKALISTLPGISSPRVIAKKDVYYTHPLHGGPWFRVRSVKEHREQEKEEGSIVFTHKVHGQSDGIENNCEQEFFVDIQQEKEVFAFCSALGMQEYIRKEKRGWAWWITEKGTHGFPLHLELLEVSPLGWFLEMEYVLPDAPDVKDVKKAQENLQEMLNTLGIKKSAIESRYYMDMLKAGQISKQEG from the coding sequence ATGTCCTCGGAAATAGAACTGAAAGCGCGTGTCACGGAACCGTTTGTTCTAAAAGCGCTTATTTCCACATTGCCCGGCATTTCTTCTCCCCGTGTCATTGCCAAGAAAGATGTCTATTACACCCATCCTCTGCATGGAGGGCCTTGGTTTCGTGTACGTAGTGTGAAGGAACACAGAGAGCAGGAAAAGGAAGAGGGAAGCATTGTTTTCACGCATAAGGTTCATGGACAGTCAGACGGGATTGAAAACAACTGCGAACAGGAATTTTTCGTTGACATACAGCAAGAGAAGGAAGTATTCGCTTTCTGTTCCGCTTTGGGCATGCAGGAATACATCAGGAAAGAAAAGCGGGGATGGGCTTGGTGGATTACGGAAAAAGGAACTCATGGTTTCCCTCTGCATCTTGAGCTGCTGGAAGTTTCGCCTTTGGGCTGGTTCCTTGAGATGGAGTACGTATTGCCCGATGCTCCAGATGTGAAAGACGTGAAGAAGGCCCAAGAGAATCTTCAGGAGATGTTGAATACTCTGGGCATAAAAAAATCGGCGATTGAAAGCCGATATTACATGGACATGCTCAAGGCCGGACAAATCAGCAAACAAGAAGGATAA
- a CDS encoding tetratricopeptide repeat protein: MKKAVIILTFFSFLVLGGCVSVSQQRETLLAKANILLREGNREDAEAVYRQIIEDFDDDGRAGYNLVALLMFDARYEEASAIAMEMYSLYPEKIEFPKAAARAYTLAGNPDEAGNIWSQLADAYPTDGNVLKDTALFFKEQGNLIMSKEMAFRLLELATHDALALEILAAATEDDGGAEPWKSLAEDSRYLSRITWNETP, encoded by the coding sequence ATGAAAAAGGCCGTCATCATCCTGACTTTTTTTTCGTTCCTTGTCCTTGGCGGTTGCGTGTCAGTTTCCCAACAGCGGGAAACCCTGCTTGCCAAGGCTAATATCTTGCTCAGGGAAGGTAACCGTGAAGATGCGGAAGCCGTCTATCGGCAGATAATCGAGGACTTCGATGATGACGGACGGGCGGGATACAACCTTGTTGCGTTGCTGATGTTCGATGCACGATATGAAGAAGCCTCCGCCATAGCCATGGAAATGTATTCATTGTACCCGGAGAAGATTGAATTTCCAAAAGCCGCCGCCCGTGCCTATACTCTGGCGGGAAATCCTGACGAAGCAGGGAACATCTGGTCCCAACTTGCCGATGCTTACCCCACGGACGGCAACGTACTCAAAGACACCGCTCTCTTTTTCAAAGAACAGGGAAACCTCATCATGTCAAAAGAAATGGCTTTCCGTCTTCTGGAACTCGCCACGCATGATGCGCTGGCATTGGAAATCCTGGCTGCCGCGACAGAGGATGACGGTGGTGCGGAGCCGTGGAAGTCTTTGGCAGAAGATTCCAGATACCTGTCCCGGATTACATGGAATGAAACGCCCTAG